GTTTCACCCACCTTTAATTTCTTTGGTACAGGCATCGTTTCAATACTGAACGGGTAAGACTGCTGTATATCCACATCGTCATTACACGCACCCACAAATAAGATGGCGGCCATTATATAGCAGCCCATTAAAATACGGCTTAAAATCTTTCTCATATACATTATATATAATAGGTTAGTTTATCACATTATTATCTTTAGACCGATACCGAACTGTGTATGGAACTTTCCGACTGAAGAACCGAACAGGCATCTTTCCCGTGCGTTAATCAGGAACACCACCCGGTCGGTAATATAACTTTCCAGTTCCAGCGTCAGCGCACCGCCATAGACAAAACCGTCCTTATCCGTCAGGGTAGAGCCATCGGGCAGCAGCTTGTCACCCCAGTTGCTTGTTTCGTATCCGGCAAGGGCAGACAATCCCAGCGAAAGGAAAAAGGTTTTCTTCCGGTCTGAAAGGAAGTTCATATAGTAACCGCCCTCACCTGTGAACTGGCTTACGGGTATCTGTAAATCCTTATAGGGGTAATGCTTTTCGAGGTATTCCCCGCCGATAACCCACCTGTTCCCGTTTTTGGTATAGGTGGAAAGAGCCGCCCCAAAGTAATAGGCAAAATCACTTTTACTGTTCCAGTGAACACCGTCCGCCATGCCGCCCGTGACCTGCAAGCCTTTCATTCCCGGCAGACATCTTTGTGCGTGTGCCTGGTTAAAAGTCAGGCACAGCGCAAAAAGGAACATCATACAGAATATCCTTTTCATGTTCATTTGATTTTAAGTTCATTAATCACTTTGGCTGCCACTATATCCGAATTTTCCACCCGGATAGTTTGGTGTCTGCCCCCGTTCTTTTCCACCAGTTCGATAACCAATATCTTATCGTCAGGGATAGTGAACTGTGGAACGGTGTACACGGTGCGGACAGTACTTTTACCACCGATAACCAGTATCTCGTTATAGCTCCGCACCGGGTCAATGACCGTTTCCTGAATAGCCGTTCTTTTGGCTACTTTCTTATCCACAATCTTGAAACGGATAAAATCGGTATCAAACGGTACGTTTGAACTGTTCCTTGTTTGTGTGTGGAAGTAGAACAGTCCGTTATGCGAATAAATGCCCTTTACCAAGAACTGCACCCCGAAACGCTTGCATCCCAAATGTTTTATCTCCCGGTCATTGTTCTTGTAGATGGACTGCATAATCAGCTTTACCAAAAGCGGGCTTTCGTTACCCAGTTCACGGAAATAGATGTTCATCCGGGTATGGCTGAAATCTGTCGTGTCCTCATTCTCCAAGAAATCTTTCATTTCGATGTTCAGCATTTCCGGTTCGTGTGCGTATTTCGCATTGAAACTGTAAAAACTGCCATCCTCACAGATAACGGAAAAGTTCGTTTCACCGGGAAAACCCTCTGTCGTAGCTTTCACACGAACAACATTTTCCGCCCCGTCCGCTTTTCCGGCAATAATGTAGTTACTGCCTAAGTCCACGTACTTAACGGCAGACGGGAAAATGATGTGTACCGTTTTGGCGAATGTCACCTGTACGCCGTAAGGTGTCACCATTTGGCGGTAAGGTAGTTTTTTAGTGATGCCCTGATACAAATCGTTACTTTGTGCTTTCACTGAAACCACTCCCAAAACAAGAGCGAATAAAATCATTAACTTTTTCATTTGGATTGAAATTTTTATGGTTGATAAATAAATTACTGTTGTTTGGCGTAAAGCATCACCTGATAGTTCGCTTTCAGGTGTACTTTTACCGTTCTGAACTTCTTAGCGAAGTATTGCGACCCGCCCTGCATCAAGCCTCTTGTAATATCCATTGCGACCTGCTGCCCGGCACTTTGCGCAAAGGAAATACTCGTACCCAGTCCCGCACCGATATTCGCCATCGCTTCTTTTGCCGCTTCCTGTTCCAGTGACGAGGGGACGGAAAGCCCTTTCTGCCCGTCACTGTCGTAAACGGCAAGTTCCACCGGAATGATGTTACCCGCATATTCGAGCGAGGACACCAGTATGTCGAGCCGTTCACCCTGAACTTTGGCACTACCCGATACAAGGCTGTTTTTGGGGACAATGACATTGCCCGCTTGCAACGGTTCTAACAGTCGCAGTTTGACAGTCTGCCCGTCCATAAGTGTTTGGTCGTTATGAACGCACGCCCGGATAGTGTTCTTTCCCATCGAATAGCTGCTGCCGACTGCCGTATTAAATCCGTAATTGCGTGACTTGCCGTATTCGGCGATAAATTCGCTGTTGCTCATGGGCTGTTGCAATCCTGAAACCGTCTTGTCCGATACCGCCTTTACAGAAGCGGTACTTCCTTTTTCCTGAATGGGTGCAGATGGCGTAACCTGTGCAATCTGTCCCGGCTGTGAACTTTGCCCGTTTTGTCCGTTCATATACTTTGCCGCCAGTTCGTAGGATTTTTCCATAAGAGCCACCTGTTCATCCATGCTACCCACCCCGCTTTCTTTCGCATCGAGCCGGGCAGTCAGTTCTTCCACCTGCCGTTTGAGTTCCTCTTTTTCCTTGTCCTCTTTCGGCGTTTCGTAGAAACTGCCTAACTGACGGTTCATGTCCCGGTAAGCCGCCGCCGAAGACTGGATAGAGGAACGGGTATTGTTCGGCGTACCCGCCCCGAAGTCTATTACATTGGTTTTCGGCTTTTCCGCCGGAGCATCATCTATCAGAGTCAAATCTTCCCCGTTCCCGTTTTCCTCTCCGAGTGAAAAGGCAAAATCCTGCAAGGAACGCATCTTGTCTGCCTGTTTGTTCTCCATCTGTTCCTGTTCGTAAGCTGTCTTTTTATCGCTGATTATCCCGTCCCCTTTGGGTTGCGGAATATCGGCGTTAAAGCCGCCCACGCTTTCCACCTTTGCTTCATCCTTTTCGGACGGTGCAAAAATCAGATACATAGACCCTAAGAATACCAGTCCCATAAGCGGATAAACCAGCATCTTCTTTCGTTGCTGTATCTGTTGCGGGGTAAGTTCCTTTTTCTCTTTTTCTTCTTTCTTCCTGTCCGTTTCCGGTGCGGGAACTTCATTCTTCACTTCTTTTTCTTCCATTGTCTGACTGATTAAAAATATTCGTACTGTCTTTACTTTGAAGTTGTAACTGCCTGATATGTTCTATCCGTATGGTTTCGCCATCCTCTTTGCCTATCCGGTAAATGGATGATACCGTAAAGTAGATGGATAACCCGCCGAAGAACAGGAGCATAAGCAGGATTACCGCCAGCCTTATTTCCGGTGTCATGCGCCCGCACAGGTGGCGAAGTTTTTCATCCGCCCAGTCCTGTACATGGGTAACAGCCTGATTCACCGGAGAGAGTATTTTCCGTATCATGGCTTACCGCTTTATGGTGTTCAAGTCCTTGTTTTCCGTTATCTCGAAACTTTCCATCATAAAACCGTGCGGGTTATTATCACTTCTTACAGCGTTCAATAACCGGCAACGGGTGACAAGGCTTCTTTCGGTCACGCTGCTTTCACGGATAATCATTTGCCGGGCATAGGTAGCCACCGCATACGGGTACACATCGAAATTGCATGAAACGCTGTCTATCCGTATCGTTTGGCTGATATTGCCCGATATGATACGGTTGTAATACCCTTTTTCCGAGAGGTCACGGTAATAGTTAAATGCGCTCTTATCGGCAAGGAACAGCGACCGTTTGATATTGCTTTCGATAGCGTTCTTATCGGGTGAGAGCGTGAAAAAGAGTTCGTGGAAACGTTTCACGTGTTCCCTTGCTTCAACCGGACGGTTTTGCGAGAGGTCTTGCGAAAGCGCAAGCATCAACGATTTGCCACCGTCCAGCACATAAATCTTCTGCCGTTGCGCTTCGGCAAACGTGTAGGAGTTCCAAACGGCATAACCTGTTATCAGGGTACACATCACGACAAACACAATACCGAAAAGCCGTATCTGTTTGAAACTGGTTTCAATGTTCTTTAAACTTTTAAATTCCATCTTGATTTTTAATTATTGATTACCTTTGATTAGTTTACCGCCAACCCTGCCGCCAGCGTTTCCGGTTGCTGCCCCGGCTACCGCACCGACACCGCTACCCGCTTTGTTAGCCGCACTGTTTATATTCCGGCTCATGTTACCCATTCCGCCCGCCTGAATAATCCAGTTCGATACGGTGGGGATGGTGAAGTAACCGACAATGCCGATTATCATAAAAATTATGTACACGCTATTGCTGCTGTCCGGTATGAAATTGGGGTCTGATAGCTCTTGAATATCCTTTTGCAGCATAAGCACCTGTATTCGGGCAAGAATGGAACTGAACAGGTCGGAAACGGGCAACCACAGGTAAACGGAAATGTACCTTGTTATCCATTGGGTCAGTGTCGCCTGAAAGCCATCATACACGCTGATGGCAAAGGCTATCGGACCCAGTATGGCAAGGACAATCAAGAAAAAGGTTCGGATAGTGTCTATCACAAGGGCTGCCGCCTGAAAGAGCAGTTCCAAAAGTTCCCTGAACCAGTCCCGGACGGATTGCTTGATATTATGTGCCGCCCTATCCATATACATGCCGCCCATCGTGGCTATGTCTTTGGCAGACCACCCCAGTTCATCTATCTGCTTGTCAAACGCTTCATCCGAAACAAGATAAGCCGTTTCCGGATTGCGTACCATCGCTTCATATTCCAGCTTGTCCTTTTGTTCCCGGTAAGCGTTCATATCGAAAGTTTGCGTTTCGAGCATATTGTTACACCCCTTGACTACGGGTGACATCACGCTGTTAATCGTACCCAGTACGAATGTGGGAAAGAACATAATACAGAAGCCAATCACAAAAGGACGGAGCAAAGGGTAAACGTCTATCGGTTCGGCACTGGCGAGCGACTGCCATACTTTGGCAGCCACATAGAACAATGCGCCCAGTCCCGCTATTCCTTTGGCTACCCCCGCCATGTTCCCGCATAACGGCATCATGTCCGTGTACAGACTTCGTAAAATCTGATGCAGGTTATCAAATTCGATTGCTAATAACATACTTGTCTGTTTTTAGAGGTTACCAGTAACGTTCATCCGCCGAGCCGTAAAGAGCCATTACCCGGTCGGTGTCCTTTTTCTTTTTCGCCCGCAGGTAGGAAACGGAAATATTCTTCCGGGTATAATAACTCACCAAGTCCCGATAGTTCCTGATGGCGTTATACGTCCGGTCGATTACGTCCATCCGTTCCTTGTCCGACATGGAAAGCCCGTTGATGTTCACCACGCTTTTCATTTCTTCCAGTACATCGGAACTTTCCTGCAACAGTTGG
The Prevotella sp. HUN102 genome window above contains:
- the traM gene encoding conjugative transposon protein TraM, translated to MEEKEVKNEVPAPETDRKKEEKEKKELTPQQIQQRKKMLVYPLMGLVFLGSMYLIFAPSEKDEAKVESVGGFNADIPQPKGDGIISDKKTAYEQEQMENKQADKMRSLQDFAFSLGEENGNGEDLTLIDDAPAEKPKTNVIDFGAGTPNNTRSSIQSSAAAYRDMNRQLGSFYETPKEDKEKEELKRQVEELTARLDAKESGVGSMDEQVALMEKSYELAAKYMNGQNGQSSQPGQIAQVTPSAPIQEKGSTASVKAVSDKTVSGLQQPMSNSEFIAEYGKSRNYGFNTAVGSSYSMGKNTIRACVHNDQTLMDGQTVKLRLLEPLQAGNVIVPKNSLVSGSAKVQGERLDILVSSLEYAGNIIPVELAVYDSDGQKGLSVPSSLEQEAAKEAMANIGAGLGTSISFAQSAGQQVAMDITRGLMQGGSQYFAKKFRTVKVHLKANYQVMLYAKQQ
- the traJ gene encoding conjugative transposon protein TraJ; translated protein: MLLAIEFDNLHQILRSLYTDMMPLCGNMAGVAKGIAGLGALFYVAAKVWQSLASAEPIDVYPLLRPFVIGFCIMFFPTFVLGTINSVMSPVVKGCNNMLETQTFDMNAYREQKDKLEYEAMVRNPETAYLVSDEAFDKQIDELGWSAKDIATMGGMYMDRAAHNIKQSVRDWFRELLELLFQAAALVIDTIRTFFLIVLAILGPIAFAISVYDGFQATLTQWITRYISVYLWLPVSDLFSSILARIQVLMLQKDIQELSDPNFIPDSSNSVYIIFMIIGIVGYFTIPTVSNWIIQAGGMGNMSRNINSAANKAGSGVGAVAGAATGNAGGRVGGKLIKGNQ
- the traK gene encoding conjugative transposon protein TraK, with protein sequence MEFKSLKNIETSFKQIRLFGIVFVVMCTLITGYAVWNSYTFAEAQRQKIYVLDGGKSLMLALSQDLSQNRPVEAREHVKRFHELFFTLSPDKNAIESNIKRSLFLADKSAFNYYRDLSEKGYYNRIISGNISQTIRIDSVSCNFDVYPYAVATYARQMIIRESSVTERSLVTRCRLLNAVRSDNNPHGFMMESFEITENKDLNTIKR
- a CDS encoding TraL conjugative transposon family protein, producing the protein MIRKILSPVNQAVTHVQDWADEKLRHLCGRMTPEIRLAVILLMLLFFGGLSIYFTVSSIYRIGKEDGETIRIEHIRQLQLQSKDSTNIFNQSDNGRKRSEE
- the traN gene encoding conjugative transposon protein TraN, translated to MKKLMILFALVLGVVSVKAQSNDLYQGITKKLPYRQMVTPYGVQVTFAKTVHIIFPSAVKYVDLGSNYIIAGKADGAENVVRVKATTEGFPGETNFSVICEDGSFYSFNAKYAHEPEMLNIEMKDFLENEDTTDFSHTRMNIYFRELGNESPLLVKLIMQSIYKNNDREIKHLGCKRFGVQFLVKGIYSHNGLFYFHTQTRNSSNVPFDTDFIRFKIVDKKVAKRTAIQETVIDPVRSYNEILVIGGKSTVRTVYTVPQFTIPDDKILVIELVEKNGGRHQTIRVENSDIVAAKVINELKIK
- a CDS encoding conjugal transfer protein TraO, with translation MKRIFCMMFLFALCLTFNQAHAQRCLPGMKGLQVTGGMADGVHWNSKSDFAYYFGAALSTYTKNGNRWVIGGEYLEKHYPYKDLQIPVSQFTGEGGYYMNFLSDRKKTFFLSLGLSALAGYETSNWGDKLLPDGSTLTDKDGFVYGGALTLELESYITDRVVFLINARERCLFGSSVGKFHTQFGIGLKIIM